From Rhodobium gokarnense, a single genomic window includes:
- a CDS encoding sulfite exporter TauE/SafE family protein — MISDPMFYWAAVPAVLLVGLSKGGFGGSFALLGTPLMALVIPPLQAAGIMLPILVAMDIVALTAYRRRFDKRTIAILVPAGVIGVTIGWLTAAMITAAHVRLIVGTIGLWFTLDYLLKRKGERAPAEHNIAKGGFWGTVAGFTSFVSHAGGPPFQMYALPLKLEPVLFAGTSAIFFASVNAVKLVPYFALGQFSTQNLTTSAVLLPLAPIGVMSGVWLVKRIPMKPFYRIVYSAVFLVSCKLIWDGISELALR; from the coding sequence ATGATCTCAGACCCGATGTTCTACTGGGCCGCGGTGCCGGCCGTGCTCCTCGTCGGCCTGTCGAAAGGCGGTTTCGGCGGCTCCTTCGCCCTCCTCGGCACCCCGCTGATGGCCCTTGTCATCCCGCCGCTGCAAGCCGCCGGCATCATGCTGCCGATCCTCGTTGCCATGGACATCGTGGCGCTGACGGCCTACCGGCGCCGCTTCGACAAGAGGACCATCGCCATCCTGGTGCCGGCCGGCGTCATCGGCGTCACCATCGGTTGGCTGACGGCGGCGATGATCACCGCCGCCCATGTCCGGCTCATCGTCGGCACCATCGGCCTGTGGTTCACCCTCGACTATCTCCTGAAGCGCAAGGGCGAGCGGGCACCGGCCGAACACAACATCGCCAAGGGCGGCTTCTGGGGGACGGTTGCCGGCTTCACCAGCTTCGTCAGCCACGCCGGCGGCCCGCCGTTCCAGATGTACGCCCTGCCGCTGAAGCTGGAGCCGGTGCTGTTTGCCGGCACCTCGGCGATCTTTTTCGCCTCGGTCAACGCGGTGAAGCTCGTCCCCTATTTCGCCCTCGGCCAGTTTTCGACCCAGAACCTGACGACCTCGGCCGTACTCCTGCCGCTCGCCCCCATCGGCGTCATGAGCGGCGTCTGGCTGGTCAAGCGCATCCCCATGAAGCCGTTCTACCGCATCGTCTATTCGGCGGTGTTCCTGGTGTCCTGCAAGCTGATCTGGGATGGCATTTCCGAACTCGCCCTCCGGTAA
- a CDS encoding GGDEF domain-containing protein, whose amino-acid sequence MEDQHVQTAVRAGDEVVLVHPSEAGPAAINDILLRNLAPEARQIVHAFEHLIHTLDCRIKDLEGKLDEDELTGVFNRRGFMRELERAKAFSGRYGVSATLVFFDVDRFKTINDRFGHRVGDAALRHVARLLLENVRESDLVGRLSGDEFAMLLWNTVPAEAVKRVRALVTFVEENPLCDFGTPIPLHLSSGVAPLETEGACETVLDEADAAMYRDKRRRREAYARAVFGSGDNVR is encoded by the coding sequence ATGGAAGACCAGCATGTGCAAACTGCCGTTCGGGCTGGTGACGAGGTGGTTCTTGTCCACCCGTCCGAGGCCGGTCCGGCAGCGATAAACGACATCCTTTTGCGGAACCTCGCACCGGAGGCCCGCCAGATCGTCCATGCCTTCGAGCATCTGATCCACACGCTCGATTGCCGGATAAAGGACCTGGAGGGCAAGCTCGACGAGGACGAACTGACGGGCGTCTTCAACCGGCGTGGCTTCATGCGGGAACTGGAACGCGCCAAGGCCTTCAGCGGCCGTTACGGCGTGTCCGCGACGCTCGTCTTTTTCGACGTCGACCGGTTCAAGACCATCAACGACCGGTTCGGCCACCGGGTCGGCGACGCGGCGTTGCGCCATGTGGCGCGGCTGCTCCTGGAAAACGTGCGCGAATCCGATCTCGTCGGCCGGCTGAGCGGCGACGAGTTCGCCATGCTCCTGTGGAACACGGTGCCGGCGGAGGCGGTGAAGCGGGTCAGGGCCCTCGTCACCTTCGTGGAGGAAAACCCGCTTTGCGATTTCGGAACGCCGATCCCGCTGCACCTGTCGTCCGGCGTTGCGCCGCTGGAGACGGAGGGCGCCTGCGAGACCGTTCTCGACGAGGCCGACGCGGCGATGTACCGCGACAAGAGACGCCGCCGCGAGGCCTATGCCAGGGCGGTTTTCGGCTCAGGCGATAATGTCCGGTAG
- a CDS encoding YdcH family protein, translating into MIAGGAPPPHLNGEVAPLDVEEKAAAEAELARLREEHRDLDTAIEAMVANARADHLQVQRLKKRKLVLKDRISQLEDDTLPDIIA; encoded by the coding sequence ATGATCGCCGGAGGGGCTCCGCCTCCGCATCTGAACGGTGAGGTTGCGCCGTTGGACGTCGAAGAAAAAGCTGCAGCGGAAGCAGAGCTGGCGCGGCTGCGCGAAGAGCACCGGGATCTGGATACCGCCATCGAGGCGATGGTCGCCAATGCCCGGGCCGATCACTTGCAGGTTCAGCGGCTGAAGAAGCGCAAGCTGGTGTTGAAGGACCGGATCAGCCAGCTCGAGGACGACACCCTACCGGACATTATCGCCTGA
- a CDS encoding DUF465 domain-containing protein, with product MSQNAALVNLEEQHHALEREIEEELAHPGYDDLHVAELKRKKLLLKDEISRIRTS from the coding sequence ATGTCTCAGAATGCCGCTCTCGTTAACCTCGAAGAACAGCATCACGCGCTGGAACGGGAAATCGAAGAGGAACTGGCCCATCCGGGGTATGACGATCTCCACGTAGCCGAGTTAAAGCGCAAGAAACTGCTTCTGAAGGACGAGATTTCGCGCATCCGAACATCTTGA
- the purE gene encoding 5-(carboxyamino)imidazole ribonucleotide mutase — translation MPLTAAPVAIIMGSQSDWPTMRHAAETLDALGIAYEARIVSAHRTPDRLYDFAKGAKDRGHKVVIAGAGGAAHLPGMTASMTPLPVFGVPIESRTMKGIDSLYSIVQMPAGIPVGTLAIGRSGAVNAALMAASVLALSDAALADRLDAWRARQSEAIAEAPSDED, via the coding sequence ATGCCGTTAACGGCCGCTCCGGTCGCCATCATCATGGGCAGCCAGTCCGACTGGCCGACCATGCGCCATGCCGCCGAGACCCTCGACGCCCTCGGCATCGCCTATGAGGCGCGGATCGTCTCCGCCCACCGCACGCCGGACCGGCTCTACGACTTCGCCAAGGGCGCGAAAGACCGCGGCCACAAGGTGGTGATCGCCGGGGCCGGCGGCGCCGCCCACCTGCCCGGCATGACGGCCTCCATGACGCCGCTGCCGGTGTTCGGCGTGCCGATCGAGTCGCGCACCATGAAGGGCATCGACAGCCTCTATTCGATCGTCCAGATGCCGGCCGGCATTCCGGTCGGAACGCTCGCCATCGGCCGCTCGGGCGCCGTCAACGCCGCGCTGATGGCCGCAAGCGTGCTGGCGCTCTCCGATGCGGCCCTCGCCGACCGGCTCGATGCCTGGCGCGCCCGCCAGAGCGAGGCGATCGCCGAGGCCCCGAGCGACGAGGACTGA
- a CDS encoding acyl-CoA synthetase: MTEQPNQYDLHLDKTPANYQPLTPLTLLQRSALVFPDHVAIIHGNQRTTYAEFYARCRRLGSALAKRGIGKGDTVSVMLANTPPMLEAHYGVAMANGAVVNTLNTRLDAKIIAFSLDHAETKVLIVDREYSATVKEALTLTEKVTPLVIDYDDPEFPQTGERLGDLDYEELLAEGDPEFDWPMPDDEWNAVSLNYTSGTTGNPKGVVYHHRGASLLANGNVVTAAMGKHPVYLWTLPMFHCNGWCFTWSLSVVAGTHVCLRWVRADAIWKAIAEHRVTHLCGAPIVMSTILNAPAEDKRDLDHTVEFMTAAAPPPEAVLAAMGDNGFNVTHLYGLTETYGPAVVNDWKDEWQALEGPARAARKARQGVRYAALEDLTVMNPETMEKVPADGETIGEVMFRGNLVMKGYLKNPSATDAAFRGGWFHSGDLGVLHPDGYIQLKDRSKDIIISGGENISSIEVEDVLYKHPAIAAAAVVAKPDDKWGETPCAFLELRPGAEVTPDEVIAYCRENLAHFKVPRHVHFTDLPKTSTGKIQKYVLREQAKDL; this comes from the coding sequence GTGACGGAACAGCCCAACCAGTACGACCTTCATCTCGACAAGACCCCCGCCAACTACCAGCCGCTGACGCCGCTGACGCTGCTGCAGCGCTCGGCCCTGGTCTTCCCCGACCACGTGGCGATCATCCACGGCAACCAACGCACCACCTATGCCGAGTTCTACGCCCGCTGCCGGCGGCTCGGTTCGGCGCTGGCAAAACGCGGCATCGGCAAGGGCGACACGGTCTCCGTCATGCTCGCCAACACGCCGCCGATGCTGGAGGCCCATTACGGGGTGGCGATGGCCAATGGCGCCGTCGTCAATACCCTCAACACACGGCTCGACGCCAAGATCATCGCCTTTTCCCTCGACCACGCCGAAACGAAAGTGCTGATCGTCGACCGCGAGTACTCCGCCACCGTCAAGGAGGCGCTGACCCTGACGGAAAAGGTGACGCCCCTCGTCATCGACTATGACGATCCGGAATTTCCGCAGACGGGCGAGCGCCTCGGCGATCTGGACTACGAGGAGCTGCTGGCCGAAGGCGACCCGGAATTCGACTGGCCGATGCCGGACGACGAATGGAACGCCGTCTCGCTCAACTACACCTCCGGCACCACGGGGAACCCGAAGGGCGTCGTCTACCACCACCGCGGCGCCTCGCTGCTCGCCAACGGCAACGTGGTGACAGCAGCGATGGGCAAGCACCCGGTCTATCTCTGGACCCTGCCGATGTTCCACTGCAACGGCTGGTGCTTCACCTGGTCGCTGTCGGTCGTCGCCGGCACCCATGTGTGCCTGCGCTGGGTCCGCGCCGATGCGATCTGGAAGGCGATCGCCGAGCACAGGGTCACGCATCTGTGCGGTGCGCCCATCGTCATGTCGACCATCCTCAACGCTCCGGCGGAGGACAAGCGCGACCTCGACCACACCGTGGAGTTCATGACCGCGGCTGCGCCGCCGCCGGAGGCCGTGCTCGCCGCCATGGGCGACAACGGCTTCAACGTCACCCACCTCTACGGCCTGACGGAGACCTACGGCCCGGCCGTCGTCAACGACTGGAAGGACGAGTGGCAGGCGCTGGAAGGCCCGGCCCGCGCCGCCCGGAAGGCGCGCCAGGGCGTGCGCTACGCCGCCCTGGAAGACCTCACCGTGATGAACCCGGAGACGATGGAGAAGGTGCCGGCCGACGGCGAGACCATCGGCGAGGTGATGTTCCGCGGCAACCTCGTCATGAAGGGCTATCTGAAGAACCCCTCCGCGACCGATGCCGCGTTCCGCGGCGGCTGGTTCCATTCCGGCGACCTCGGCGTCCTCCACCCGGACGGCTACATCCAGCTCAAGGACCGCTCCAAGGACATCATCATTTCCGGCGGAGAGAACATCTCCTCCATCGAGGTGGAGGACGTGCTCTACAAGCACCCGGCGATCGCGGCGGCCGCCGTCGTCGCCAAGCCGGACGACAAATGGGGCGAGACCCCGTGCGCCTTCCTGGAACTGCGGCCGGGGGCCGAGGTCACGCCCGACGAGGTCATCGCCTATTGCCGGGAGAACCTTGCCCACTTCAAGGTGCCGCGCCACGTCCATTTCACGGACCTGCCGAAGACCTCGACCGGCAAGATCCAGAAATACGTGCTGCGCGAGCAGGCCAAGGATCTCTGA